The proteins below are encoded in one region of Apium graveolens cultivar Ventura chromosome 4, ASM990537v1, whole genome shotgun sequence:
- the LOC141720028 gene encoding uncharacterized protein LOC141720028 produces the protein MEAAGEKRMLQLNELEEFRLEDYENDKVYKEKVKRWHDRTLVRKSFVPGQKVLLYNSRLRLFLGKLKSRWSGPFTVKTIFPHRAVEIFEMHLNQAFKVNGQRLKHYYGDTVNHKVVSAVLSTT, from the coding sequence ATGGAAGCTGCTGGAGAAAAAAgaatgcttcaattaaatgaGCTCGAGGAGTTTCGACTAGAGGATTATGAGAATGACAAagtgtacaaggagaaagtcaagagatgGCATGATAGAACATTAGTGCGCAAGTCTTTTGTGCCCGGTCAGAAAGTTCTATTGtacaactctcgtctccgtctttttctgGGAAAACTcaagtcgaggtggtcagggccatTCACGGTCAAAACTATATTTCCACATAGGGCGGTAGAGATTTTTGAAATGCATCTGAATCAAGCGTTCAAGGTAAATGggcagagattgaagcattactatggagacACGGTGAACCACAAGGTGGTGAGCGCCGTTCTTTCAACAACTTGA